The region CTGATTGCTGGCCAAAAAGTTTTAGCAATTTAAATTTCCACATGTACTATAGGAAAGCAGCCTTTTGTCCATTGTCTTATTCAGCAACAGATgaaaagatttttctaaaatcaACAGTTTTGATTGGTATAAATTTTTACCTCAGTATAAATTTTTTGACATTAGGATGATTCTAAGATCAGTTGACAATCATACATTCTTTACTAATTGGGCTTTAATGTTCTCTAAATTGcttatttctattttctggttatttttatttagacCTTTTCACTTGTATTGTTCATCTGCAGGAGCTCTTAATTTTCTTTAGAAGGGATCTCATTGTCAATGTTATATATTTAGTTTCAGCATTATTATTCGACTTATGAATTTTTCAGTGATATCTTTTGCCAGCCAAAATGGTTAACACACAAGTAATCAAATAGGTGCCTTTTCTTTTGTCACTTTCTGCCTTTAAATTCTTAAGAAAGTTTCTTGCTTTATATTATTGTGATCACCTGTATTTcctaagtttttatttgtttatttttatacttaaaattttaaaacatttagaatGTAACACATATGTTgtgtaaataaaaagtaaacctttttcatttgagattttttgtgtgactgaaagaattaataaataaaccatgATTTTCCTACTGAACTGAAAATTTCCCACTTTTAtataataagcaaaataaatctttatataaaataaaggcTATATATTATTAGTCTATACTTTCATGATCTCAAAAGTTCTACTgaacattttatcttttcttatgCCAATACTatattaatttgattttattgatctataatatattttgatattacATAAAGTAAGTATTttccagtatttatttttcatttatacattttatactcAAGAGATTTAATTCTTGGTTTGAAGAATGAAGATACAAAAATGGTTTGAGCAGGGCTCAATGGAAGCTAGGTTAAATAAATGTTGAGAAATTAATGCTACTCACATGCACATTATTAAACAAACATGACCACAAGTTTCAAAGATAAATGACTATGGCcatttattcttgtttttgaggtgatgttttaaaaatattattttcttttacttagtTGAGAGCAAGGCAGTTCTTTTGATTGAGTCCTTAAAGGCTTCCTTAACTTGATTGTTTCTCAAGGTATAAATAAATGGGTTCAACATAGGCgaaacagaaaaaataagcaGTGAAACCACTTTTTTAATGGTCACTTCTTCCTTTGCTGTAGGATTCATGTAGATGAAAATGCAGGTGCCATAGGTAAGTGAAACCACAATCATGTGTGAAGAACAGGTTGAAAAAGCCTTTTTCCTTTGCTGAACAGAAGGGAACCTAAAAACTGTCTTGATGATATAAGCATATGACAGAACCACAAAAGTAAGAGTCATATTCAGGATCAGCACAGCACAAATTATAACGGTCTGTTCCATCAACCGTGTGTCTGAGCACGAGATTTCCACTAAAGGAAATGCATCACAGCCAAAATGATCAATCCTGTTAGAGTCAcaaaattttagatttaaattCAGGATAAATGGTGGGATTAAAATACAGAGACCAGCCATCCAGCAAGAGATGATGAGAATCCTGCAGACTCGGCTGCTCATGATGGTCACATAATGCaggggtttgcagatggccatgTAGCGGTCAAAGGACACAGCGGCCAACAGATAAAATTCTGTTATTCCACACAGGTCAGAGATAAACACTTGGATGAAACAAGCATTATAGGTAATGACCTTGTCACCTGTTGCTATGCTATACAGGTATCTGGGAATATAAGAAGATGTGAGTGAGATCTccaaggagaaattttttaagaaaaagtacaTGGGTGTTTTAAGATGGGAATCCACAAATGTGAGTGTGACGATGGTCAGGTTTCCAGTTACACTCAGTATGTAAGcgagaaatagaaagataaaaatcagGACCTGTAGCTCATGATCATCTGTCAGTCCCAGCAGAACAAAAGTTGTTATATATAGTTTTTCATCACTTATTTCATCACTTCTGTCCAATCTGCATGCTCAATAATTCAAAGAGGTTATTATTTAGAGTATATTATCTGTATAAAATCTAACGTAATCAGCACTATCTTcactttatttacatattatattttaaatcataataTGAATATGGTTGGATTTATCACTAATGCAGTATGATTTCATGGGTAGCAAAATGTCATTTGGCTCCCCCAAGTTCTTCCCTACTCAGAGCTAagtaaaaacaattttatcattaATACTTTTGGTTAATGATTTGGTCTTTGTCAAAAGGttaatacataataaataatttgGACTCACTCTAAAGAGTCTTGATCAGAACTTGGAGTCTCTGctccagatttttttcagtttttttttctttttggtaagtTTTTTCCTAAACTAAAACATTACATGCTAAACATTACATAGAAGACCACACGTAAGCTTTCCTCCCTTGTCTTCCTTCCATATTTCTCTGTTATTGTGTAAACTGTTATGCAGAATACAGTATCTTCAAcacaattttattgtattttttaaagaaatattttgataaagttactttaaaattacacttgtaagttttctctggtttttttttttcctatgttggtTGCTTAGGTCTATTAGTTCCTCTTCATGTCTGACTATCCACTCTCTTCCTGTTTTCTCCACAATTTCTACAATTTTATATAACATGTTTCACTTAATGACTACTAAATTTCTGTTTCTagtaatggattttttttttctgacagccTATTGAATTGAGTATCACGCATATGTACTTTTATTTTGAACCTACCACTAAACATATCTGCTTGTACAAATCACACACTTGTACATTTCAATATAAGTAAAACAGAAGTCATGATCGTCCACGTGACATGCCACCCTTGTCCCTAGTCCTGTGTGCTAACAGGTTCCATTTGTTAACCATGCATTTTGTGCCAGGTGTTAGAGCAAGCACTTGCATGCTTTTCCCCATATTCCCCAACTTAACTAAGTAAATCTAATCATCACTGATTTTCAACTGAAGCACCACTTCCCTTGAGAAGTTTTCTGTAATTCTGATGACTGCCCTTAGCCAACACACTCACTACTGTATCTCCATAACAAACAAAACTTCCCACTATGTTAGTGATTAGCAGGAGAATATGTTTGCTGGGATCATGCTGTTCTCACCAGGATAGCAATGACAACTAACACAGTTCCACTTATATTGTCAGCGTCTAAAGAgtattttctgaataaatttaTATACCCCAAATTTATAAGCACACGCAGACAAACTATTTCTTCATATGTGGACTTAAATTTATAATGCCCTGATACTGAATatatttactaaattttctgtctCTGATTCTGTTATTGGAAAATTTTGTggttatcttttttctctttatcaaaaAGCTCGTTTTATTAATTAAGACACACTGTGAAGTGATCTTTACAACTGTGACAACAGTTGTAACTGCCTTCTTGTCCCTCCtggttttttaaataataaatgtatttttattgacacTGTGTTTCCATCCTCACTGTTATCAGTAATTCAGTGTTAAACCCAGAGATCATAGGTTTATAATGGTTAATTTATGTCAAAAGCTGCTCCACAGTAATTTTCTCAAGCATCAAGAATTAGTTACTGTTGTGGTGTACTTGaatgttttcaattttcagtCAGTTTCTGAATGCCTATAATCCTACATCAacgagtaaaaaaaaaaacaaacctttgaaaccacaatttatttgttttttgtagtttttcttcGTCATTATTACGTGTATTTTATTCATATTGAGGTAGGAGAAGAGCCATGTCTGATGGTTGGCCCAATTCACACTGTGTGAGCATTATTcaattgtcaaaaaaaaattttttttcttataagatACTCCATGGTATTATAAGAGAAAACTCAATAAACTAATTGACACTGACATGTAACCCATtggtttctgtttatttatctttaaataaatatttgaaaaggggCATGTGTTTCTAATGAGTGATGTTACTGCAGATAGTCTTTTGGAGAGATGAAGGgagaaatacacacatacacacacagggtatatttattttccagtttgAGGTTGATGGTATGGATGAAGTCATTTCTGGATATTTATTAGGATTCTCAGTTACATATCTCAGTTATATTAAGACATCTCACATATATTTTTGTaggttttataaaatgtataaattatagcTTATATATCTGATTTTAATGAAGTCAGGTGAAATTCTTTTTCCTCAGAGAAAAATACGACCAAAATTTCACAAAAGGAAATGTTACTAATGTTGCAAAACTTAACATACTTACTTTTCTTTCTGTCAATCATAACTTCTCAAGTTTAAAATAGTAACTCCTAAATCCACTTAGTTGAAAATGGTGGGTTTGATGAAGATTTCCACGTGAAATTCTGTTCACTTTTTCTCATGTGTCCATGTTCATCCTCCTGATTTCTGAGCAAGGAGAAAGGTCTCTAAGCTTGCACCTCCAACAAATTGGACTGACTTTCTCAGGAGAGGCCTAAGAAAGattttgttgtatattttaacacttaaaggtgaaaaaaataacCAATGTCAGTGGAATGACAGAAAAACTCTCCTCTTTTGAAAGAGTTGGTATTTCAATACCTTTGGATAGGGACAAAGGTTTGAATTATACCAAccttgcctttttttgttttgttttgttttcaatttgcTTTCCCTgcaaatataaatgaatttaaaaaaaggtcCTTGGTGATTTACACTCAAAAACCACTAATGAATCTTTAGAGTAATTTTATTTGGCAAAATAACTAacaaagattgctttgcctgtagTGTCCTTGGGGACAAGAGGACAAGTATCAggtaattttgt is a window of Camelus bactrianus isolate YW-2024 breed Bactrian camel chromosome 12, ASM4877302v1, whole genome shotgun sequence DNA encoding:
- the LOC105068513 gene encoding olfactory receptor 6C2-like, which gives rise to MPIKRLDRSDEISDEKLYITTFVLLGLTDDHELQVLIFIFLFLAYILSVTGNLTIVTLTFVDSHLKTPMYFFLKNFSLEISLTSSYIPRYLYSIATGDKVITYNACFIQVFISDLCGITEFYLLAAVSFDRYMAICKPLHYVTIMSSRVCRILIISCWMAGLCILIPPFILNLNLKFCDSNRIDHFGCDAFPLVEISCSDTRLMEQTVIICAVLILNMTLTFVVLSYAYIIKTVFRFPSVQQRKKAFSTCSSHMIVVSLTYGTCIFIYMNPTAKEEVTIKKVVSLLIFSVSPMLNPFIYTLRNNQVKEAFKDSIKRTALLSTK